In Stegostoma tigrinum isolate sSteTig4 chromosome 7, sSteTig4.hap1, whole genome shotgun sequence, one genomic interval encodes:
- the b3galt1b gene encoding beta-1,3-galactosyltransferase 1, giving the protein MASKVSCLYILTVVCWASALWYLSATRPSSSYVGHSSFSRIAVERKNFSFTNIRTRSLNPHNFNYLINEPNKCEQLSPFLVILVSTTHKEFDARQAIRETWGDENNFKGIQLVTLFLLGKNTDNVLNEMVEQESQIFHDIIVEDFLDSYHNLTLKTLMGLKWIANFCSKAKYVMKTDSDIFVNMDNLIYKLLKPNTKPRKRYFTGYVINGGPIRDIRSKWYMPRDLYPDNNYPPFCSGTGYVFSTDVAEAIYKTSLHTRMLHLEDVYVGLCLRKLGIHPFQNSGFNHWKVSYSLCRYRRLITVHQISPEEMQRIWNEMSSKKHLRC; this is encoded by the coding sequence ATGGCTTCAAAGGTCTCATGTTTATATATTTTAACAGTTGTTTGCTGGGCAAGTGCTCTTTGGTACTTGAGTGCAACTCGTCCTTCATCTTCTTATGTTGGGCACAGCTCATTCTCCCGTATTGCAGTTGAGCGAAAAAATTTCAGCTTTACTAATATTCGAACTCGTTCCCTGAATCCACATAATTTCAATTACCTTATTAATGAGCCTAACAAATGTGAGCAACTTAGCCCTTTCTTAGTGATTCTCGTAAGCACAACACACAAAGAGTTTGATGCAAGGCAGGCCATAAGGGAGACATGGGGAGATGAAAACAACTTCAAAGGAATACAACTGGTCACTTTATTTTTGCTTGGAAAGAACACAGACAATGTTTTGAATGAGATGGTAGAACAGGAGAGCCAAATTTTTCACGACATTATTGTGGAGGACTTCTTGGATTCCTACCATAACCTTACTCTGAAAACTTTAATGGGTCTGAAATGGATAGCCAACTTTTGTTCAAAAGCGAAGTATGTAATGAAAACTGACAGTGATATTTTTGTCAATATGGACAATTTGATCTACAAATTACTGAAACCAAACACAAAGCCACGGAAAAGATATTTTACTGGCTATGTTATTAACGGGGGGCCGATAAGGGACATTCGCAGCAAGTGGTATATGCCCAGAGATTTATACCCCGACAACAATTACCCACCATTCTGCTCAGGCACAGGATATGTCTTTTCTACAGATGTGGCTGAAGCTATTTACAAAACATCTCTTCATACTAGGATGCTGCATCTTGAGGATGTCTATGTTGGACTATGCCTGCGGAAACTTGGCATTCATCCCTTTCAAAACAGTGGTTTCAATCATTGGAAGGTTTCATACAGTTTGTGCAGGTATCGTAGACTTATTACAGTGCACCAGATATCTCCTGAAGAAATGCAGAGGATTTGGAATGAGATGTCAAGCAAAAAACATCTTCGATGCTAA